The DNA sequence GTAGAATATGACCAACCTTTATTCCTAGTAGACCCATCTTAAGGAATTTTAGATTAAAGATTATAAATTTTAGATGAAATACTTTTCATTTAAAATAATTTAAAATTCAAAATTTATAATTTAAAATTTCGGAGAGATGTTCAAAAAAATATTAATAGCCAATCGTGGCGAAATTGCAATGCGAATTCTTCGTACTTGTAAAGAAATGGGAATCAAAACTGTTGCAGTATATTCTACTGCCGACAAAGATAGTCTTCATGTAAGGTTTGCTGACGAAGCTGTTTGTATTGGCCCGGCAATGAGCAAGGACTCATATCTTAAAATCTCTAACATTATTGCAGCTGCAGAAATTACAAATGCTGATGCGATCCATCCAGGTTATGGATTCCTGTCTGAAAATGCTAATTTCTCAAGAATCTGTCAGAAAAACGGCATCAAATTTATTGGTGCTTCTCCTGAGCAGATCGAAAAAATGGGTGACAAAGCTAACGCGAAGGCAACCATGAAAGCAGCAGGTGTACCATGTGTACCGGGTTCTGACGGCTTGATCGAATCTTACGAACACGCTGTAAAAGTTGCTGAAGAAACAGGATACCCTGTCATGATCAAAGCAACTGCAGGTGGTGGTGGAAAAGGGATGAGAGCTGTTTGGAAAGCTGAAGACCTAAAAGATCATTGGGAATCTGCAATTCAGGAAGCTGTAGCAGCCTTCGGAAATGGAGGTATGTATATGGAAAAATTAATTGAAGAGCCAAGACATATCGAAATTCAGGTTGCAGGAGACCAATATGGTAAGGCATGCCACCTTTCTGAAAGAGACTGCTCTGTACAGAGAAGAAATCAGAAATTAACCGAAGAAACTCCTTCGCCGTTCATGACTGATGAGCTTCGTGAGAAAATGGGTGACGCAGCAGTAAAAGCAGCAGAATATATTGGTTACGAAGGTGTTGGAACAATCGAATTTTTAGTAGACAAGCATAGAAATTTCTATTTCATGGAAATGAATACAAGAATTCAGGTTGAACATCCAATTACGGAACAGGTAATTGACTATGACCTAATCAGAGAGCAAATTCTTTTGGCTGCAGGAACCCCAATTTCAGGGATCAATTATTACCCGAAATTGCACTCAATTGAATGCAGAATCAATGCAGAAGATCCATATGCGGATTTCAGACCATCTCCAGGAAAGATCACAGGATTAAATATTCCTGGTGGCCACGGAATAAGAGTTGACACTCATGTATATTCTGGATATTCAATTCCTTCCAACTACGATTCAATGATTGCAAAATTAATTACGACTGCTCAGACCCGTGAGGAGGCAATTGCAAAAATGAGACGCGCCCTGGAAGAGTTTTATATCGAAGGTGTAAAAACGACAATTCCATTCCATAGACAACTAATGGATGATGAAAATTATCTTGCAGGAAATTATACCACAAAATTCATGGAAGATTTTGTAATGGATAAAAAGTATGATAATCACTAGGATTATTTTAGATAAAAAACAAGAGACTGCCTCATTTTGAGGCAGTTTTTTATTTTATGCCTTATCATATTAAATTATTAACTTTGCATAAAACCATAAGAATATGTCAACAGTAGAAACAGAAAAAAATTCACAATATTTTATTGACCTTGAAGACAAGCATGGAGCCCATAATTACCACCCTTTACCTGTAGTTTTAGATCGCGGGGAAGGTGTTTTTGTTTGGGATGTAGAAGGCAAAAAATACTATGACTTTCTTTCAGCATATTCTGCTGTAAACCAAGGACAT is a window from the Chryseobacterium sp. T16E-39 genome containing:
- the accC gene encoding acetyl-CoA carboxylase biotin carboxylase subunit, with the translated sequence MFKKILIANRGEIAMRILRTCKEMGIKTVAVYSTADKDSLHVRFADEAVCIGPAMSKDSYLKISNIIAAAEITNADAIHPGYGFLSENANFSRICQKNGIKFIGASPEQIEKMGDKANAKATMKAAGVPCVPGSDGLIESYEHAVKVAEETGYPVMIKATAGGGGKGMRAVWKAEDLKDHWESAIQEAVAAFGNGGMYMEKLIEEPRHIEIQVAGDQYGKACHLSERDCSVQRRNQKLTEETPSPFMTDELREKMGDAAVKAAEYIGYEGVGTIEFLVDKHRNFYFMEMNTRIQVEHPITEQVIDYDLIREQILLAAGTPISGINYYPKLHSIECRINAEDPYADFRPSPGKITGLNIPGGHGIRVDTHVYSGYSIPSNYDSMIAKLITTAQTREEAIAKMRRALEEFYIEGVKTTIPFHRQLMDDENYLAGNYTTKFMEDFVMDKKYDNH